A portion of the Bactrocera neohumeralis isolate Rockhampton chromosome 2, APGP_CSIRO_Bneo_wtdbg2-racon-allhic-juicebox.fasta_v2, whole genome shotgun sequence genome contains these proteins:
- the LOC126764319 gene encoding histidine-rich glycoprotein-like produces MQILSCIAFTAALFAVAFAGYIPQWHAANYASVVQHTDGHHLATHDYGSHGHYLQDAGHGYDHHDNHYEPHHYPKYTFDYGVKDAHTGDHKSQWEHRDGDHVKGGYTLEEADGTTRVVEYTADDHRGFNAVVKKIGHAHHPQGYNHEGNYYGADGYENGHTGSFFEVSQHH; encoded by the exons atgcaaattctCTCGTGTATCGCATTCACTGCCGCGCTTTTTGCAGTCGCATTCGCGGGCTATATTCCACAGTGGCATGCTGCCAATTATGCCTCAGTTGTCCAGCACACCGATGGTCATCATCTTGCCACACACGACTATGGTAGTCACGGTCATTATCTGCAAGATGCGGGACATGGTTATGATCACCACGATAACCACTACGAGCCTCATCATTATCCCAAATACACCTTCGACTATGGTGTTAAGGACGCACACACCGGCGATCATAAGAGCCAGTGGGAGCATCGTGATGGTGATCATGTCAAGG GTGGCTATACTCTGGAGGAAGCTGATGGTACAACACGAGTTGTAGAGTACACCGCCGACGATCATCGCGGCTTCAATGCTGTTGTCAAGAAAATTGGCCATGCTCACCATCCTCAAGGATATAATCATGAAGGCAACTACTATGGTGCTGACGGTTACGAAAATGGGCACACCGGCAGCTTCTTTGAAGTCAGTCAACATCACTGA